A window of Chaetodon trifascialis isolate fChaTrf1 chromosome 3, fChaTrf1.hap1, whole genome shotgun sequence genomic DNA:
tTTACTGTTTAGACTGGGTCATAAATGAACATCAGATTTATCACGTCTAacactgtatgtacatgtgtgtgaaaGCCTTGCAGTGGCTGTGGCAGGACGACGACTTAAAGCTGGAGCTGGACGACatgcagaaggagagagagagcatgcagGGAGAGAAGGCGAAGACCGTGAAGGACGTCCTCACCTCTCGCTGTGTGCGATGGCAGCTACTGACTCTGGTCATCCCCTGTGCTGGTGTCCAGTTCTGCGGCATCAACGCTGTATGCTCATTTTAACTTTCCCAGCCATCACACAAATATGTGCATTCATACAGCATGTTAGGTTCATCGGTCCCTTGCATTTCATTCTCTCACCCAGCTCTATTTCTATGCCTTCGACATCTTCCGTGAGTCAGGGGTGCCAGAGGACCAGATGCATTACTTGTCCATCGGTCTTGGAACAACAGAGCTCTTCACTGTAGCACTGTGTGTAAGTATGTTCAAAGTGCCATGAAACTGAAGCACTGCATTACTGCTAATTCTGGGATCCTGGTCCTCGAAGGAGTCGAAATCTTGGTTTTGAGTGCACAAATATTTATATCACAGAGCTCAGCTTATGGACCTGCACATGTAGACTGCACATGATCTAACAAGGTGATTATGGAAGCATAatatcaaaaatatacataatgagtagagaggcacagagaggaaaatgctGATGTTCAGAAAGCCTCGggttttcttttattaaatAAAGAGTAGAATATTTCCATCATCTAAATAACTTCCTTAATAAATGCCTCCTTGATTGTTCACGGTCAATTTGATTTATCCCCAGAGGGCCACTGGTTgaacagcagtgaaacagagacACGAAGCACATACgtgatataaataaatacataaaaatctCACTTTAGGACACTGTGAACACCTCATTGTTGATTAGGAAGATAATAGAAGTGCTGAAGTGTGATGAAGAATTAAATATGTAGAGTTTATTTGTCATGTCATGTGTCATGTCAGTCTTTCTTGATAGATCGCGCCGGCAGAAAGAAGCTGATGGGCTACGGCTACCTATTCATGGGTGCCACTATGTCTGTACTTACTGTCTCGCTGTCCTTCAAGGTAATACACTCCACCAACAGAGCACTTTTCTCCATCTGGTGTTGGACATAGTAaaatttttctgttttcatgcagcATCTGAATTCATGGATCCCGTATGTGAACATCGCCCTGATcttttgtgtcatctgcatttATGGACTTGGACCTTGTGAGTTTTCCCGTGTTTGTTCATCTCACAAGTGGAACGTTTCACTGGTGTTTTTCATCGAATGTAAAACAtgttgtcttctttctttcagcgGGAGTGTCTATGACTCTCCCTGCTGACCTCTTCCTACAAGCCTGGCGTCCTTCTGCGTATGTGATCAGTGGGACCATCAGCTGGCTGAGCATGTTCCTCGTGGGGCTATTTTTCAGCTACCTTGTGGTGAGATATCCGCTGTGTGTCGTGTGTTACCTCAAATAATTCTCATACatcatttctttatctttatgtCATGTCAGCTGCTTTCTCTAACGCAGTCTGATTTCATGTGTGCCTGTACAGGATGGACTTGGCCAGTTCTGTTTCCTGATTTTTGTGGCTTACAGCGTTATCAGTGCAGCATTTCTGCTATATTTTGTCCCAGAGACCAAAGGAAAGACAATGGTAGAGATTATGGAGGACTTCAGCAAACTGAATTACAAGAACAGGGGCACTGACATTGAGATGACTGACACTGATCTAACAACTAAATTATAACTTTTTTATGGTTTATTTAtcaattttaatatttttttgcataaaactttttttcagtaaaactgtaaaagaaaaaaaaacatttaatgaatTGTATACATCATTCAACACTGTCACTAACTATGTAGAGTTCATAAATATATTCACATTTGCAAATGCTTCTGAATACTGTGTCTCACTTTCTATTTATTTACTAGATTTAACTGGCATTTACTACAGTAAATAATACAatttagcacattttaaccaACATGAAGTCTAATCAAAACCACGAGGATACTGTATAACATTCTGAATTGACACGTTGGTAAAAATGTCTGGAATTTGAGTACAGGGATGAAGTCTTGCTTGATGCTTGATTAAGTCACATTATACAGAAGCATGGCTTTACATCACCCCTCTTCCCTTCAGCAgtcttaaaacatacaaatatcGAGCTATCCTGGGCAGTTTGAAACTTTCTTTTTTGATAAAGCTCACAGTTAGGACTGGCTCAGGCTTatcttggaccagcccctagttatgctgctataggctTAGACTGCCAGGGGCCTTCCCACAATACAGtgagctcctctctccttctctccctctccttctgcaTAATGTCCCATTAAAGCATGTTACTAATGCATGTGTCTCTCCCAGAGTCCTTATGTTTTCTGGTCTCATAGGTTGTCATCAATCATGGCTGCCCCTGTATTGTGGATGGTGGTTATGCCAACTGCTGTAGCCCTGCTTGACACCTGCTGCTactgttattatcattagtCATATTTCAATTATATTTGTTGTATTGTTATTATACACATATACTATCATATACAATCATATATTATCAGTAGTagtcctctctccctctctttcgcTCAAAGAGAAGTTTTCCTCGCCACCGTTGCCAAGTAGATCCCCCTGAATCTTGCTGTACCAGAGTACCTGTAAAATTGCCACATCAGGTTAGGGCCTGACATCTGACCACGTCCCCCATCCAACGAGGGGCCCTTAGCTCCTGATGGCCAGGCCTGGGTGGATTCACTCTCTCATTATCCACCACTAATAATTACAAGAGAAAATGTAGGAACTTTTTCAATTGCAATTTATTTGACGCTCATCTCTGTACCAACAAGAGAGATGAGACTCCATAACAgagtacaaaaacaaatatctatAGAAAAGTATGCTTATATTGAAATATGTCCAAAGACGTTATAACAAAACATGTAGCTCACATGTTTTAAGAGCAATCTTGTTGAGTACGATGATAAAATACCAAGTTAACATATtgtacattttctgtgtgtgtttttatacaaAAGTGTCAATGCAAGTCACTCTGTACAATTCTTAACCTTTAGAAAAGAGGACCTTTTTTAATCCACTGCTGTGCACAATCAGTATTTGGAAGGCACTTTGCAACAGACCAAAAGCAGAAAGCAAAACACTTAGGCCTACGTAATCCTTGAAAATCATCTTTTACACTCGAGTACCAacatgagcaaaaacaaaatcatacaTCCCGgtgaagaaaaacactcaaacaaaagcaacagcATTTCCTTACAGCATCTTCCACTTGTGTTCGCataactgataaaaaaaaaccaacccTTATTACCTTTTAAAGGAGTAAATACTAGTGCAGAGTGGATCAAAaaaggacaggaaaaaaaaaaaaacacttggtcAAAGACATGAGTTGT
This region includes:
- the LOC139327744 gene encoding solute carrier family 2, facilitated glucose transporter member 11-like, with the protein product MDGAVGKPRYWRLYLLTLVLGIGGSFQYGFQVSVIASPAVHVQSFVNHTWMLRYGAPVADSTNQLIWSFIVAVLSIGSWAGAVHSGSLPVTYGRKKALLFSNTVAIVAALLMLFSRMAKSFEMILLGRFLYGYNVGLSLSVHLMYIGESSPKRLRGFLTLTTSIFTGFGKVLGQIMGIKEMMGTEEMWPYLLAFSGIPAILQFMTLLFFPEAPRYLYIDKGDIEGTRKALQWLWQDDDLKLELDDMQKERESMQGEKAKTVKDVLTSRCVRWQLLTLVIPCAGVQFCGINALYFYAFDIFRESGVPEDQMHYLSIGLGTTELFTVALCSFLIDRAGRKKLMGYGYLFMGATMSVLTVSLSFKHLNSWIPYVNIALIFCVICIYGLGPSGVSMTLPADLFLQAWRPSAYVISGTISWLSMFLVGLFFSYLVDGLGQFCFLIFVAYSVISAAFLLYFVPETKGKTMVEIMEDFSKLNYKNRGTDIEMTDTDLTTKL